One Campylobacter lari DNA segment encodes these proteins:
- a CDS encoding FixH family protein, protein MENKKTFWPYGILISLGLIVTACIVTIFIASKAPVYEDNFYFDSYQNVELNYNEIQNRQKTFDENFKLSIKDKESFVHKKNKVYYINEGQNELRIAIENLKDYDLSKLQIQTLLSRPHTNENDENLQARLEGSDLVFDFNIKEKGVWQILLKIAQDENSVGFFKFFLQTR, encoded by the coding sequence ATGGAAAATAAGAAAACATTTTGGCCTTATGGTATTTTGATTTCTTTGGGGCTTATTGTTACAGCTTGTATTGTTACGATTTTTATTGCAAGCAAAGCCCCTGTGTATGAAGATAATTTTTATTTTGATTCTTATCAAAATGTTGAGTTAAATTATAATGAAATTCAAAACAGACAAAAGACTTTTGATGAAAATTTTAAGCTAAGCATTAAAGATAAAGAAAGCTTTGTGCATAAGAAAAATAAAGTTTATTATATCAATGAAGGGCAAAATGAGCTGAGAATTGCTATTGAAAATTTAAAAGATTATGACTTAAGTAAGCTTCAAATTCAAACTTTACTTTCACGCCCACATACAAATGAAAATGATGAAAATTTACAAGCAAGATTAGAAGGAAGTGATTTGGTGTTTGATTTTAATATCAAAGAAAAAGGTGTTTGGCAAATACTTTTAAAAATCGCTCAAGATGAAAATAGTGTAGGATTTTTTAAATTCTTTTTACAAACTAGATAA
- a CDS encoding PD-(D/E)XK nuclease family protein: MKLFVFSSLRALRKYYEKKLQIDSLVEPAMSIAEFMQKLVFSPYFQATHYECLLLMKKACEQTKNLEQSLKIPSNFFAFLKNNAYLFSFFKELSLEKKDINSLKFHDAYAQYDEHLQILEELFKNYLALLKEQNLYDDISLPLDYEINNDFLKNYDEIVFDFQGFLNAFEVELLLKVKEILPLKVQFNCTKFNKDFLNTLSFLQGLSLKENYAYLFDVNQKTILKEECFFKESKISYKSFHLRSLQAAFVFEKINSFLKAGICAKDIVVITPDENFVDILRLYDKNNVLNYASGESIKNTLFYHRLKSLYESAQDDEFEYDENEDFYERCNLNKHLCNLHFFSSNVDFTEFKKLFDENISYDFFENFIFNLLEDSEEELKNYIHQELVFIKELIKTHKLSFVQILELFFMQIDGIKLSSVGGGEVTVMGLLESRGLRYDGVIIVDFNDEFIPKRVSSELFLNNEIRKKAGLITHAQRENLQRHYYYTLIAKAKLVGISYVENEEKIKSRFLNELELPLYEDKTYSNNAYVKYFQTYPCTFNLEPIVSIKAKHDYFQSDLSFSRFHLLVYYGLDYYYKYVLRLKEPKTLDDTLRANELGSFIHKALELYYTQKSKNHFDYEVFMQVAKSIKQYRVDALNLALIQTIFKEFQTLENEHFKQGYVVEKCEFNPPRKEFIAENGVKIYTIGFLDRVDNNGNERLIIDYKSGKADEKSYQLAFYKFLLESQNALLNTKACFYDLKNIKIIHENAKSKSVQELKDLLNELAKEPLEKEFFNQKNDNTYSPYTMLYKKEFKL, from the coding sequence ATGAAACTTTTTGTATTTAGCTCACTAAGAGCTTTAAGAAAATATTATGAGAAAAAACTACAGATTGATAGTTTAGTAGAACCGGCTATGAGTATAGCCGAATTTATGCAAAAATTAGTTTTTTCTCCATATTTTCAAGCAACTCATTATGAATGTTTGCTTTTGATGAAAAAGGCTTGCGAGCAAACTAAAAATTTAGAGCAAAGTTTAAAAATACCGAGTAATTTTTTTGCTTTCTTAAAGAATAATGCTTATTTATTTAGTTTCTTTAAAGAGCTTAGTTTAGAAAAAAAAGATATCAACTCATTAAAATTTCACGATGCTTATGCTCAGTATGATGAGCATTTGCAAATTTTAGAAGAGCTTTTTAAAAATTATCTTGCTTTATTAAAAGAACAAAATTTATATGATGATATTTCTTTGCCACTAGATTATGAAATTAATAATGATTTTTTAAAAAATTATGATGAGATTGTTTTTGATTTTCAAGGTTTTTTAAATGCTTTTGAAGTAGAGCTTTTGTTAAAAGTTAAGGAAATACTTCCTCTTAAAGTACAGTTTAATTGCACTAAATTTAATAAAGATTTTTTAAATACTCTTAGCTTTTTACAAGGACTTTCTCTTAAAGAAAATTATGCTTATTTGTTTGATGTAAATCAAAAAACAATTTTAAAAGAAGAGTGCTTTTTTAAAGAAAGTAAGATTAGTTATAAAAGTTTTCACTTAAGATCTTTACAAGCTGCTTTTGTTTTTGAAAAAATTAATTCTTTTTTAAAAGCGGGTATTTGTGCAAAAGATATTGTAGTGATTACTCCTGATGAGAATTTTGTAGATATTTTAAGACTTTATGATAAAAATAATGTTTTAAACTATGCAAGTGGAGAAAGTATTAAAAACACACTTTTTTATCATAGATTAAAGTCTTTATATGAAAGTGCTCAAGATGATGAGTTTGAGTATGATGAAAATGAAGATTTTTATGAAAGGTGTAATTTAAATAAACATTTGTGCAATTTACACTTTTTTTCTTCTAATGTTGATTTTACAGAGTTTAAAAAGCTTTTTGATGAAAATATTTCTTATGATTTTTTTGAGAATTTTATTTTTAATTTGCTAGAAGATAGTGAAGAGGAATTAAAAAATTATATACATCAAGAGCTTGTTTTTATCAAAGAGCTTATAAAAACACACAAGTTAAGCTTTGTGCAAATTTTAGAATTATTTTTTATGCAAATTGATGGTATAAAATTAAGCAGTGTTGGTGGTGGTGAAGTTACTGTAATGGGACTTTTAGAAAGTAGGGGACTTAGATATGATGGGGTAATTATAGTTGATTTTAATGATGAGTTTATCCCAAAAAGAGTTTCAAGCGAGTTATTTTTAAATAATGAAATTCGTAAAAAAGCAGGACTTATCACTCATGCTCAAAGAGAAAATTTACAAAGACATTATTATTATACTTTAATAGCCAAGGCAAAATTAGTTGGAATTTCTTATGTAGAAAATGAAGAAAAAATCAAATCAAGATTTTTAAATGAACTTGAACTTCCACTTTATGAAGATAAAACTTATAGCAATAATGCTTATGTGAAATATTTTCAAACTTATCCATGTACTTTTAACCTTGAACCTATTGTAAGTATTAAAGCAAAACACGATTATTTTCAAAGCGATCTTTCTTTTTCAAGATTTCATCTTCTTGTGTATTATGGTTTGGATTATTATTATAAGTATGTTTTAAGATTAAAAGAGCCAAAGACTTTAGATGATACACTTAGAGCAAATGAGTTGGGGAGTTTTATCCATAAGGCTTTAGAGCTTTATTATACACAAAAATCTAAAAATCATTTTGATTATGAAGTTTTTATGCAAGTGGCAAAAAGCATTAAGCAATACCGAGTTGATGCACTAAATTTAGCTTTAATACAAACTATATTTAAAGAATTTCAAACACTTGAAAATGAGCATTTTAAGCAAGGTTATGTGGTAGAAAAATGTGAATTTAATCCACCAAGAAAAGAATTTATTGCAGAAAATGGAGTGAAAATTTATACCATAGGCTTTTTAGATAGAGTAGATAATAATGGCAATGAAAGATTGATTATAGATTATAAAAGTGGCAAGGCAGATGAAAAGTCTTATCAACTTGCTTTTTATAAGTTTTTATTAGAAAGTCAAAATGCCTTATTAAATACAAAAGCTTGTTTTTATGATCTTAAAAATATCAAAATCATACATGAAAATGCTAAAAGTAAGAGCGTACAAGAACTGAAAGATTTACTTAATGAGCTTGCTAAAGAACCTTTGGAAAAAGAATTTTTTAATCAAAAAAATGACAATACCTATAGCCCTTATACCATGCTTTATAAAAAGGAGTTTAAGCTTTGA